Part of the Nicotiana tabacum cultivar K326 chromosome 20, ASM71507v2, whole genome shotgun sequence genome, tgccatatatttttatatcaaataacgttcacaaaaatatgttcaaatcatcaactatgatattggatctagggcatatctactatatccctaacagtAATCACTAGTTAGAAACAAACAGAAGTAAATAACAAAGTAATCCACAAGAAAAAAGGGggacaatataaataaatacattATTACTAGTAATTATTAATATGTTTTGTGgtgtataaaagaaaaaggaaaatgaatgGAGCAAGAAAAAGCAATTAGTTGAAAAACTGAACATAAGAACTTCACTCATAAATCAATGGTAAACCTGAATTGTATCACAACCAAATAAACTAACAAAATATTCTCCACAAATTTCTTAACAGAACCAACTAATAATTCCCTTATTTCTTCCATCTCCACATGCATAAATACTTACTCCATTTTTTCAAACGAGTTTAATTTCTGTATACTGGCAGAGCCCAGGGGAAGCAAAAAAAATTGTCAAAAATCCCCAAATGCTCTGCAATAAAAATAACCAAAATtataattgaagaaacaattatcCATTCGTCAAGAAAATCccccaaaaaataaataaatatggcGGATGCtggaaaaaagaaaatagcaatTGCTggaatttcttcaattcttttagtAGCATGTATTGTTGGTGCTGCTGTTACACTTACCAAAAAAGGAAATGATGATTCATCAAATTCTCAAGTTTCAACCTCTACCAAAAATGTACAAGCCATGTGTCAACCAACACAATATAAAGAAACTTGTGAAAAAAGTCTTTTTTCAGCCAAAAATACAAGTGATCCAAAAGAATTAATTAAAACAGCATTTGATAGTACTATTAATGAAATTGCTAGTTCAATCAAGAATTCTGCTCCATTTAAAGAAGCTGCAAATGATCCAAGGACTAAAGATGCATTAAAAGTTTGTGATGAGGTACTTGATCGTTCAATCGAAGAAATCAAGAGGTCTTTTAATAAATTTGATAGTTCCGACGTTAAAAGCTTGGTCAAGGATTATATTTATGATCTTAGGTCATGGCTTAGCTCTGCTGTTACTTTTGAGACAACTTGTATTGACGCGTTCGCGAATACGACCGGTGATACCGGTGAGAAAATGAAGAACCTTTTGAAAAATGCTCATGAACTTTCCACTAATGCCCTTGATATTGTTAGTAGCTTCGAGAAACAGGTGGAAGATTTGCAAATCTTAGGCATTAACAACCGGCGATTGTTAACCGTTGAAGCAGGTAACCCATACGTTCCTTTAAAAGTTGAACTCGTCAAGTTTATGTAGGCGTtaggacataagaattgtaaaattcgaaaaaatgattaaaaaaattttcaagtaaaaatagtatttgaaatttagtgttgtgtttggacatgaatttcagtttgggttgtttttgaagttttgtgagtgatttgagtgaaaattttaaaaaacagttttttgcagtttttcaaatttttaaaaattttcaaaatgcatcttcaagtgaaaattggaaattttatgaacaaatgctgattttttttttttttggaaaaatcttccatcaaattttatgtccaaacgggcactAAGAATGGGAGCCTTAAAGCAATGCTTAGGTTGTCTCTGTATGACCTATAAGTCACGAGTTCGAACCATGGAATCAACCACTAATGTTTGCGTCGGGataggctgcctacatcacaaccccttggggtgcggcccttccctaAATCCTGCCTGAACACGGAATATTTTATACACTAAGCTATCTTTTTTTAACCTGTTATATTTAAATTCTGGATCTACATCTACAGGTAACCGTAGGCTTCTTCAAGTGGCACCCCTCAAGCCAAACGTCGTCGTTGCACAAGATGGAAGTGGACAACACAAATCAATCAATGAGGCTCTTAAAACTGTGCCCCCAAATAATGCACAACCCTATGTCATTTTTATTAAGGCTGGTATTTACAATGAGTATGTTCAAGTTGCAAATACAATGAccaatgttgtatttattggtGAAGGCCCAAACAAGACTAAGATAACTGGCAACAAAAATTACCTTGATGGTCTCCCAGTTTTTAGTACTGCCACTGTTGGTAAGTACAGATTTCTGTCATTACATACCACATTGCAAATACTACCAACCTCTTATTCTAAGTTATTAAGTCCCGTCtgaccatagattttgccaaaattttTTCTAAATTTCTTTTGGCAAATATATGTTTGTATAtagattttaatcattttttggtAAATTTTCGAATCCTAAAATCAGCTCAAGAGGtgtttttggcccaaaatattatCGTTtggttttttaaaaaatttcaaaaattgtccaaaacttttgtattttataaaaaaaccACCTTTTGTTATTAAGACCCAACTAATCCATATCTACCCACTTTTCCCTCATTAAACTCATGCGGCTTTGCCCTTCTCTATAGATTTGTTTCGCTTGTTTTGTATGAATTTTCTTG contains:
- the LOC107793053 gene encoding pectinesterase-like; this encodes MADAGKKKIAIAGISSILLVACIVGAAVTLTKKGNDDSSNSQVSTSTKNVQAMCQPTQYKETCEKSLFSAKNTSDPKELIKTAFDSTINEIASSIKNSAPFKEAANDPRTKDALKVCDEVLDRSIEEIKRSFNKFDSSDVKSLVKDYIYDLRSWLSSAVTFETTCIDAFANTTGDTGEKMKNLLKNAHELSTNALDIVSSFEKQVEDLQILGINNRRLLTVEAGNRRLLQVAPLKPNVVVAQDGSGQHKSINEALKTVPPNNAQPYVIFIKAGIYNEYVQVANTMTNVVFIGEGPNKTKITGNKNYLDGLPVFSTATVAISGQGFVAKDIGFENSAGPLKHQAVAVRVSAEMAVFQNCQIDGYQYTLMTHVGRQFYRDCTITGTIDFIFGDAVAVFQNCKLIARKPEEMQTQAITIAAQGRNQQFGTGAIIIQNCTITAEPVLLAINPPRNKAYLGRPWKLYSRTIIMQSQIDGFIDPEGWTPWAGTFALDTLYFVEYQNRGPGANTDKRVNWKNYIKNPTPDVIAKFTPGVVLKGGDNTDTWVTKTGVPYEPGMMKV